The nucleotide window TTGACACCAAGTTTTGCTGCTATCATTGAACTTTTATTGAGCATGTTTACTCTATGCAGAGCCCTGCGCGTAATTTGGAAGCAGACGAGGGAGGAAGACAGAGCCAAACCCCTGGCCACAGAGGATGGAACAGAAGGGGTACTGAGGTCACAGAGACGAGGCAGCGCCTGACACTGGTGTTACTGTGGGGACCAGATGCTGCTCTCCTCGCCCTCGACAAGGGCAGCAGCTCAGCCCCTTTTGAcctcctccaccttcccagcAACTGGGACCTCCGCACGGAGTGACCTGACCTCCCCAGGCAAGGGGCCTAAACAGAGTTGGAAAATGGCCCTGGGGCTGttgggagatgggaggagggTGGGCAAGGGTGGCCCAGggacagaaggaaaaaagggaaggagggagggctcTGGCGACACTGTAGCGGCAGCGAAGCTTCACTGGCGCATCCACAGCCACAGGTTGACGGCGCAGGCTGACACCAGCATGGTGAAGAACAGAACATCCCTGTGACGCCAGGCAGTGCTCTGGTCCTCCAGGGCACGCAAACGCCCGGTGATCACACTCAGCTGCAGAGGGACCAAAAGCAGGGCTGGCGAGCAAGGCTCCTGGCAGGGAGTCCACAGCAGGGCAGTGGGAGAAAGTGTGAAGCTAAAGCAGGAAGGGGCTTTGCTGTCTGTGGAGGGCCAAAGTGCCCCTGAGTgagaagcggggggggggggggggggggggggctgggccCACAGGACCAAGGCACAGCTTCCTTGTCCCCTCCCTTGGTGTTCACTCCAGTTCCCTGAAGCCAGCCTATCCCAGCTCTGCTggggaagccaaggaaggagggCTCTTCGACAGTGGGGTGGGCTGGTGTGGGGGCAGCAGCAGAACCACAGTGAGGGCCCAGGATGCAGTGACACTCAGGAGCCAGAGAGGGCCACCAGGGCAGATGCCCCGCCATGCCCAGGTCCCCTGGGGTCTCTTCCTGAGAAGCCCTGGACTTGATTTGGACAAAGGCAACACCTCTGTCAGACCTCTTGGTATCACTGTCTTTGGACACAGTGCTCTTACCCTATGCCTCCTCCTTTTCTCATCTGCTATTCCCTCCCAGCACCTCAGGGATAGCGTATGTTTGAGGTTGAGCATCAAGATGGGATGCCAGAGCTATGGGGAccgggaggaagaggaagggagccTCCTCACCTCCAGTGCTCCAGGGTAAGATGGCCTCAAACAGGCAGTCAAGGCCCGCCCACTGCAAGGCACTGTGGTTTTGCCTCCACCCACTCGAGGGGTCCCTGCTCACCTGTCTTCTCATGACTTCCATCTCCAGTCCATTGAGCTCTTCCAGGCCAATCTCCGCCAGCATGTCTGCCTCCGGGTTGctgggaaaaatgaaaagatgaaaggtCAGACCTATTGGTGGTCCCAGACAGGCCCTAGCAGAGCACACAGGACGGCCATGTGAGCAAGCAGGTAAGGTCAGGGGCATCTCAGACAGTGACTCTATTAGCCTCCAGTCCTTCCCTTCCATGGAAGAGAGGACTCAGGGCCTAAGGGCTGGAAGCCACCCCGCCCAGCACAGCCACAGAGCACTCAGAGGCCCCGCACGGTCAGGAAGCCAGGGCACCCAGGCCCCTTCCTGGTCAGTCTGCTCACCAGCCCCTCTGCCCCATTCTGGGCTCTCCCCGAGCATCCAGGGCCCACCAGGCTCTAGCTCTTACCGCTCATGCTGTACTTTCATGCCTTGGAAGCTGCCAGGATATTCCTGGGAATGGACATCACCATGGCCTTGATCTCGGGACATCCTGGGCACCTGCAGGTTGGGCCCCTAAGAAAGAAGGGGGCAGTCAAAGTAGCCTGCTCAGTCCACCTGAGCAGCTTCCCCACAGTGTGCCCAGAACCAATGGCACACCCCTGGGGAGTCACATGGCACCTGATCCTCTGGAATCCAGGGCTGGCAGCCTCAGAGCACTAGGAGAGCCTGGGAACCCCATAAACTGGCTGTCTGCCACCACCCTACCTACACATGTTCCTCAGTAGCTCTTGGCCATCAGGCTATATGGAAGGAACAGCAGTGACAAGGGTCCCTGTCCTCTGCAGGAATTTTCACATGCAGACATCAGCTGAGAGGCCAAGCAACCTACTGGAGACTGTGAAACTTCACCTGGCAGCCAGGGAAACTGGGGCCTGGTGAGGTGCCTTCACTTCCCTAGGATGCAGGGTCAGTGTCCATCTGAGCTAAGGAGAGAACCCTGGCTACTGGGAAACCATTACCTTCTCTGGGCAAGCCCAAACATCCCTGTGGCTTTCATTTTTATCCATCTGCTAATGACTCCCCAGACTGTATGTCTCTGGCCCCAGAGCTCTTTGGCCAGGGGTGTCTGATGCCTTTGAAGAGCCAGTGTGGAGGAGAGGAACAGAATGTGACTTTCGGTGCCAGACCTGCCTGGTTCAAATCATAGCTGTAGGTTTCCAGTTCAGGATGAAATATTTCACGAGCTGCTTGTTTAACTTACCACATGCCAGGGACCATGCCATCCTCTAATCCTTTACCAATAGCAAGTAACTGAATCCTCATCATGACCCTGTGAAACTGGTATTACTATCACCCCAGTTtgaaagatggggaaactgaaacacagagaggttaagtaacttgcccaagtcacacagctggtaagtagcATAGCAGTAATTTGAATCCAGGACATTTTGCTCCAGAGTTTACACTCAACCATTATGCCAGGATGCCTCTCACATTCAAAACTCCTTCCTCTTAAGACTCCTTAGGTGTCACTGAAGACAGTAAAATCACACAAACCCGTAAGAAAGAAGACACTAGGAGAGGCATCAACAAAAGAAAGAACTCAACAAAACTGTGGAATTCTGAAAAGCAAGAAGGCTGGAGGAAGCCAGATAGTGAAGCAGCCTCAGCATGGATGGGGGCAGATAGGGCTCAGCTGACCCTATCAGCAGCACCTAGAGAGGACCCAGACCTGGAGGCTACAGGGACAATTGGGGGTGGGGTCTCAAGAATGGGGTAGAAAATGGGGACATTAACTGAAGATCAGTGCATGAAACAGTCATCTACCCTTTTCACTCCACCCGGCTGGCAGCCAGGCACTTTATTTACCCTCAAGCCAAAACCTGAACCAAATGAATAAGAAATCTGGAGTGGTAGTGACACAAAATAAAACCCTCCTCATTCTGGCATTTTCAGGGTGCCCCGCATGACAGCTGGTTCCTCACTCGTCCTCGTTGCTTAAGTATAGCCTCCCTTTGACGTGCCTGACCAAGACATGCAGAGCTCTGGGCTAGCCCTTCTAATAGCCTCATTCTTAGAAATGAACAGACAACCGAAGCTCACCTGTTACCCGAGAAAGATCTGCAGTTTTCCTTTGTTCCTAAGTAACAACATTAAGTTGAAGGTGGAACAATGTCTGTGTAAAGGATTTTCATAGGAACTGTGCCAGCATGCTCCATCAGTTTCGATAATGCAAAGTTATTCTTTCTTGAA belongs to Eulemur rufifrons isolate Redbay chromosome 30, OSU_ERuf_1, whole genome shotgun sequence and includes:
- the FATE1 gene encoding fetal and adult testis-expressed transcript protein, whose protein sequence is MAGGPSSIKEEMEMSMAKELGTGSQGQSQEQLVIAEMMERGSRSLGASQRRQKLESKSAGSAAAQLIWNMTATRPKKMGPNLQVPRMSRDQGHGDVHSQEYPGSFQGMKVQHERNPEADMLAEIGLEELNGLEMEVMRRQLSVITGRLRALEDQSTAWRHRDVLFFTMLVSACAVNLWLWMRQ